One genomic window of Microbacterium testaceum StLB037 includes the following:
- the thiE gene encoding thiamine phosphate synthase: MTDLSLHLVTDHRVPFSRLRDIVDAAVGAGVTVVQLRDKLASGGELFARTLDLADVVAGRCTFVVDDRLDIVLAARDRGARVDGIHLGQSDLPVDAARALLGPDALVGWTANTPAHLAAAAAFPEGTVDYLGVGVIRATATKPDHPQPLGVDGFAELAASTALPCVAIGGIGVDDVAALRRAGAAGVAVVSAVCAADDPGAVVRELRAAAA, from the coding sequence ATGACCGACCTGTCGCTCCACCTCGTCACCGACCACCGCGTGCCGTTCTCGCGCCTGCGCGACATCGTCGATGCGGCCGTCGGCGCCGGCGTCACCGTCGTCCAATTGCGCGACAAGCTCGCCTCCGGCGGAGAACTCTTCGCCCGGACCCTCGACCTCGCCGACGTCGTCGCGGGACGCTGCACCTTCGTCGTCGATGATCGCCTCGACATCGTGCTGGCGGCGCGCGACCGGGGCGCGCGGGTCGACGGCATCCACCTCGGACAGAGCGACCTTCCCGTCGATGCCGCACGCGCCCTCCTCGGACCCGACGCCCTCGTGGGCTGGACGGCGAACACCCCGGCGCACCTCGCCGCGGCCGCCGCCTTCCCGGAGGGAACGGTCGACTACCTCGGCGTGGGCGTCATCCGCGCCACCGCGACGAAACCCGACCACCCGCAGCCGCTCGGCGTCGACGGATTCGCCGAGCTGGCGGCATCCACCGCGCTACCGTGCGTCGCGATCGGCGGCATCGGCGTCGACGACGTCGCCGCCCTGCGCCGCGCGGGAGCGGCGGGGGTCGCCGTCGTCTCCGCCGTGTGCGCGGCCGACGATCCCGGCGCGGTCGTGCGCGAGCTCCGAGCGGCCGCCGCATGA